The following are from one region of the bacterium genome:
- a CDS encoding helix-turn-helix domain-containing protein gives MVQHAEAQGVRRTAEAYGTTAKTVRKWRDRYRAEGVKGLEDRSRRPKNSPGRTARKLEKLVVRLRQQYPTWGGRRLVERFELACSAPTVYNILKRHGAYKPRKKRWRQKRDLREQKKRLGPLEKVQFDLKHLTDIDEYYKALKAYELPRYEYTARDMRTGMVVVAFGYEASLTNAVTFARYVGRHFKLYGGELKNSLCQTDNGSEFVGEAKAKKPSAFTAAVEGWGAKHVRIPPRAPTWNSDVEAFHRTVQDEFYQCERFHSLGDFLAKANAYVAYYNFERPIRSRGNQSPFQIASSLRPGLSRHLFTPPPIILDLVEPETGEYHVPCPPRGTRPWR, from the coding sequence ATGGTACAGCATGCGGAGGCGCAGGGGGTAAGGAGAACGGCGGAGGCGTATGGGACGACGGCGAAGACGGTGCGGAAGTGGCGGGACCGCTACCGGGCGGAGGGGGTTAAAGGGCTGGAAGATAGGAGCCGGCGGCCGAAGAATAGCCCCGGGCGTACGGCGCGTAAGTTAGAGAAGCTGGTGGTACGGCTAAGGCAGCAGTATCCGACGTGGGGAGGTAGGCGGTTGGTGGAGCGGTTCGAGTTGGCGTGTTCGGCGCCGACGGTGTATAATATATTGAAGCGGCATGGGGCCTATAAGCCGCGGAAGAAGCGGTGGCGGCAGAAGCGAGACCTGAGAGAGCAGAAGAAGCGGCTGGGGCCGTTGGAGAAGGTACAGTTCGACCTGAAGCACTTAACGGACATAGATGAATATTACAAGGCGCTGAAGGCGTACGAGTTGCCGCGGTACGAGTATACGGCGCGAGACATGCGGACGGGGATGGTGGTGGTAGCGTTCGGGTACGAGGCCTCGCTGACGAACGCGGTGACGTTCGCGCGGTACGTAGGGCGGCACTTCAAGTTGTACGGAGGGGAGCTAAAGAACAGCTTGTGCCAGACGGATAACGGGTCGGAGTTCGTAGGGGAGGCGAAGGCGAAAAAGCCCTCGGCGTTCACCGCGGCGGTAGAAGGATGGGGAGCTAAGCACGTGCGCATCCCGCCGCGGGCGCCGACGTGGAACTCCGACGTCGAAGCGTTCCACCGCACCGTCCAGGACGAGTTCTATCAGTGCGAACGGTTCCACAGCCTCGGCGACTTCCTGGCAAAGGCCAACGCCTACGTCGCCTACTACAACTTCGAGCGGCCCATCCGCTCCCGCGGGAACCAGTCCCCGTTCCAGATCGCCTCGTCCTTGCGGCCCGGCCTCTCCCGGCACCTCTTTACCCCGCCCCCTATCATACTCGACCTCGTAGAACCCG